Proteins encoded in a region of the Zea mays cultivar B73 chromosome 2, Zm-B73-REFERENCE-NAM-5.0, whole genome shotgun sequence genome:
- the LOC103647630 gene encoding phospholipase D delta — protein MWPEGVPTAASVQEILFFQAQTMEMMYTIITDELKSMDNKDMRPEDYLSFFCLGNREEPPSNGSLESEKSTDKSAAGLATKYRRFMIYVHAKGMIVDDEYVILGSANINQRSLAGSRDTEIAMGAYQPHYAWSTKNGHPDGQVYGYRTSLWAEHLGTIDDRFKDPSSLECVRFVNQIAVENWRRYTAEEMSTLQGHLLKYPVKVEADGKISPLPDQECFPDVGGKILGASTSLPDSLTM, from the exons GCCCAGACAATGGAGATGATGTATACAATAATTACAGATGAGCTCAAGTCAATGGACAATAAGGACATGCGCCCTGAAGATTACTTGAGCTTCTTTTGTCTTGGAAACCGGGAAGAACCACCATCTAATGGCAGCCTAGAATCAGAGAAATCTACAGATAAAAGTGCAGCG GGCTTAGCTACAAAATATCGACGGTTCATGATCTATGTTCATGCAAAAGGAATGATTGTGGATGATGAATATGTCATTCTGGGTTCAGCAAACATCAACCAGAGATCCCTGGCTGGTTCTAGAGATACTGAAATTGCAATGGGTGCATACCAGCCTCATTATGCATGGTCTACAAAGAATGGACATCCTGACGGCCAG GTATACGGGTACAGAACGTCCCTGTGGGCAGAGCACCTTGGAACGATCGATGACCGCTTCAAGGATCCTTCGAGTTTGGAGTGTGTAAGGTTTGTGAATCAAATCGCTGTAGAGAACTGGCGAAGGTATACTGCAGAAGAAATGAGTACATTACAAGGGCACCTCCTCAAGTACCCAGTTAAGGTGGAGGCTGATGGTAAGATCAGCCCACTGCCAGACCAAGAATGCTTTCCTGATGTTGGCGGCAAGATTCTGGGAGCTTCAACTTCACTTCCTGATTCGCTGACCATGTAG
- the LOC103647631 gene encoding putrescine hydroxycinnamoyltransferase, with protein sequence MEVKVLSSKLVKPSYPAGAPRPDTTEHVPSSVFDKATYHMQMAIIYAFSPPVPSPDAIERGLAAVLGAYRLFAGQVRPGPDGAPGVLLNDHGARLVEASVDARLADIAPTKPSPAVLRLHPDLDGSDIEEPVVQVQLTRFACGSLAVGFTANHAVADGHATSDFLVAWGRAARGLPVGPSPPVHRPGLFPPRHDPPRAGFEHRGVEYYKPAPSSAHVHVHGHGDTTTQHSIVIHKAHFTKDFVAGLRARASEGRGRPFSRFETILAHVWRTMTRARGLGSNPLQTSTIRISVDGRPRLAAAPADYFGNLVLWAFPRATVGSLLGRPLKHAAQVIHDAVARVDGAYFQSFVDFAGSGAVEKEGLETTALLKDVLCPDLEVDSWLTFPFYELDLGAGNPSYFMPSYFPTEGMLFLVPSYLGDGSVDAFVPMFEQNLEAFKQCCYSME encoded by the coding sequence ATGGAGGTGAAGGTGCTGAGCTCCAAGCTCGTGAAACCGTCCTACCCGGCGGGCGCGCCGCGGCCGGACACCACGGAGCACGTGCCGTCGTCGGTGTTCGACAAGGCCACGTACCACATGCAGATGGCCATCATCTACGCCTTCTCTCCGCCGGTCCCGTCCCCAGACGCCATCGAGCGCGGCCTCGCCGCGGTGCTGGGCGCCTACCGGCTCTTCGCCGGCCAGGTCCGCCCGGGCCCGGACGGCGCGCCAGGGGTGCTGCTCAACGACCACGGCGCCCGCCTCGTGGAGGCGTCCGTGGACGCGCGCCTCGCCGACATCGCCCCCACGAAGCCGTCCCCCGCCGTGCTGCGGCTGCACCCGGACCTAGACGGCAGCGACATCGAGGAGCCAGTGGTGCAGGTGCAGCTCACGCGGTTCGCGTGCGGCTCGCTCGCCGTGGGCTTCACCGCCAACCACGCCGTGGCGGACGGCCACGCCACCAGCGACTTCCTCGTCGCCTGGGGCCGCGCCGCGCGCGGGCTCCCCGTCGGCCCGTCGCCGCCGGTCCACCGCCCGGGCCTCTTCCCGCCGCGCCACGACCCGCCGCGCGCCGGGTTCGAGCACCGCGGCGTGGAGTACTACAAGCCCGCGCCGTCGTCGGCCCACGTCCACGTCCACGGCCACGGCGACACTACGACCCAGCACAGCATCGTGATCCACAAGGCTCACTTCACCAAGGACTTCGTGGCGGGGCTCCGCGCCAGGGCGTCCGAAGGCCGTGGCCGTCCCTTCAGCCGGTTCGAGACGATCCTCGCCCACGTCTGGCGCACCATGACGCGCGCGCGCGGGCTGGGCAGCAACCCGCTCCAGACCTCCACCATCCGCATCTCCGTggacgggaggccgcgcctcgcgGCGGCGCCGGCAGACTACTTCGGGAACCTGGTCCTCTGGGCGTTCCCGCGCGCCACGGTGGGGAGCCTCCTCGGCCGGCCGCTGAAGCACGCGGCGCAGGTGATCCACGACGCCGTGGCGCGGGTGGACGGCGCCTACTTCCAGTCGTTCGTCGACTTCGCGGGCTCCGGCGCGGTGGAGAAGGAAGGGCTGGAGACGACAGCCCTGCTCAAGGACGTGCTGTGCCCGGACCTGGAGGTGGACAGCTGGCTCACCTTCCCGTTCTACGAGCTGGACTTGGGCGCCGGCAACCCGAGCTACTTCATGCCGTCCTACTTCCCCACGGAGGGCATGCTGTTCCTGGTGCCTTCGTACCTGGGCGACGGCAGCGTCGACGCCTTCGTGCCGATGTTCGAGCAAAACCTGGAGGCGTTCAAGCAGTGCtgctactccatggagtag